A segment of the Candida albicans SC5314 chromosome 2, complete sequence genome:
TCTCAGAAGTCTCACCAAAACATTTGAGAGGTACTTTGGTGTGctgttttcaattgatgattacCTTGGGTATCTTCTTGGGTTACTGTACTACTTACGGTACTAAGACCTATTCGGACTCCAGACAATGGAGAATTCCATTGGGTTTATGTTTCGCCTGGGCTTTATGTTTGCTTGGTGGTATGGTAAGAATGCCAGAATCCCCACGTTACCTTGTTGGTAATGACAGAATTGAAGATGCCAAGATTTCACTTGCCAAAACTAACAAAGTTTCCCCAGAGGACCCAGCCTTATACCGTGAACTTCAATTAATCCAAGCTGGTgttgaaagagaaagattGGCTGGTTCAGCATCATGGAAATCATTGATAACCGGTAAACCAAGAATTCTTGAAAGAGTCTTTGTGGGTGCCATGTTACAATCGTTGCAACAATTGACTGGTGATAACTATTTCTTCTACTACAGTACCACCATTTTCAAGTCTGTCGGTTTAAATGACTCTTTCCAAACGTCCATCATTATTGGTGTGATTAACTTTGCGTCCACTTTTGTTGGTATCTACGCTATTGAGAAATTAGGTAGAAGACATTGTTTGTTAATCGGTTCCGTTGCGATGTCCATTTGTTTCTTAATTTACTCATTGATTGGTACTCAACATCTTTACATTGACAAACCAGGTGGTGCTAGTAGAAAACCAGATGGTGATGCTATGATTTTCATTACTGCACTTTACGTTTTCTTCTTCGCTTCTACATGGGCTGGTGGTGTTTATTCGATCATGTCAGAACTTTATCCATTGAAGGTTAGAAGTAAGGCCATGGGTATAGCTAGTGCTTCTAACTGGTTATGGGGtttcttgatttctttctttactTCATTCATTACTGATGCTATCCACTTCTATTATGGTTTTGTGTTTATGGGCTGTTTAGTGTTTTccattttctttgtttacTTTATGGTTTATGAAACTAAAGGTCTTACTTTAGaggaaattgatgaattataCTCTACTAAGGTTGTTCCATGGAAATCAGCCGGTTGGGTGCCACCttcagaagaagaaatggCGACCTCTACTGGTTATGCCGGTGATGCCAAACCAACAGAGGAACACGTTTAATGACTTACAAGTGGATCTTTAGGTTATGACAATATATCCTTGTTATGCTCAACTTGTCATAGCTCATGTTCCTTTTGTTTACACTggaaataatgaaatttggtTTCCTTACTGTTATGATTATGGACTTACATATAGATATTGGTTATAGATGAttaaaatagaataaaaaaaattataatgttAGGAAAGATGTTTCGGAAAAACCTGGAAATGTAAACGGTAAACTATACAATCGGAGAAACGAAGTTGgctgaaaataaattgttgGGCGACTTTCCACAATTGTTTCCACATTTTAATGCTCACCCCCGCCATCTTAATTCAGTTTTTAAGTATTGTGTTTGACGAGGATGTTCAAAGTTGTACTCATTCAATAGAAGAAACGGAAAAAACCGTAGTTTCAAAAAGCGTGCCCTCTGTATGTTCTGTATATAGAAAGTTTGAGCCTGTACATATGGGGAAGGATTACTAAGAACTTAGAAAATAATGGAACAACTGATGTtatgtttttgtttatttagTATTTTTGTACCTTCAAAGGGAGTTTGAAAGTCACCTTATGTTCAATGGTTTTGTTAGAATAATTTCCGGTTTTTTATGTACGAGAAGTGGAATGACACACtacctttcttttttttttatgcAAGCCTAGCCTAGCCCAGCCTTGTTCTCCACCCTTTTCTCATGGTGTACACCACACAACATGTGGAGAATATCGTTTAGCTttaatattctttttttaaagaatCAAGTATAATTAATTTCTGTCCATTTTACTTTGGAAGAGACATTATGTAAGAAAATAAAGAGAATTCAAcatacaacaacaaagaaatgtTTCTATTTAAAGTAAAACGAAGATTTAATCGAGATGcaattaccaaaaaaaaaatacaatttaCTGAATTTTGACCCCCGACAAAAAGTTTTGTGTAAATTGCTATAAAATTCCCCCCTACTATTTTGGGAAGTAAGGAAGTATGTAGGTTGCCGTGATCAGGAGAGAAAAATGCAAGAAGCACTAGACGGACAAGAAAAGTAAaagcaaaaacaaatgtttATCGTTTACTATTCTTGCCGTTGTTTCGCAGCTTATACCTCGGGAATTCTTTACCAATATATGAACCAACTCAGTTAGAAAAGAAAGCCCGAGACTGTAGTATATAAAGGGCTTAAATGGGCACTTCCTGTCCCAATTTCTCATAAAGAAAACCTGGTTcttgaaaatttgatttttctttttgcaTCAAgttaatttattcaaagCAAAATGTCATTAGATAATTCAACAGAAAACCGTGATTTGgaagaaaaggaagaaatTCCAAAGAACGAACATAACGAACAAGGCGAACAAAACGAGAACAATGAGCATATACCTACTTTGGAAGATAAACCATTGAAGGAATATATTGGTATTAGTATTTTGTGTTTCCTTATTGCCTTTGGTGGTTTCGTTTTTGGTTTCGATACTGGTACCATTTCTGGTTTCATTAACATGACTGACTTTTTAGAAAGATTTGGTGGTACTAAAGCTGACGGTACTCTTTACTTTTCCAACGTTAGAACTGGTTTATTGATTGGTTTGTTCAATGTGGGTTGTGCCATTGGTGCATTATTCTTGTCCAAAGTCGGTGATATGTATGGTAGAAGAGTTGGTATCATGACTGCTATGATCATTTATATTGTTGGTattattgttcaaattgCTTCTCAACATGCTTGGTATCAAATCATGATTGGTAGAATTATCACTGGTCTTGCTGTTGGTATGTTATCAGTTTTGTGTCCATTATTTATCTCAGAGGTTTCTCCCAAACATTTAAGAGGTACATTAGTTTATTGTTTCCAATTGATGATTACCTTGGGTATTTTCTTGGGTTACTGTACCAGTTACGGTACTAAGAAATATTCTGACTCCAGACAATGGAGAATTCCATTGGGTTTATGCTTTGCTTGGGCCTTGTGTTTGCTTGGTGGTATGGTAAGAATGCCAGAATCTCCACGTTACCTTGTCGGTAAAGATAGAATTGACGATGCTAAGATTTCACTTGCCAAAACTAACAAGGTTTCTCCAGAGGACCCTGCATTATACCGTGAACTTCAATTAATCCAAGCTGGTgttgaaagagaaagattGGCCGGTAAGGCATCTTGGGGTGCTTTAATCACTGGTAAACCAAGAATCCTTGAAAGAGTTATTGTTGGAGGTATGTTGCAATCATTGCAACAATTGACTGGTGATAACTATTTCTTCTACTACAGTACCACCATTTTCAAGTCTGTCGGTTTAAATGATTCCTTCGAAACATCTATTATCCTTGGTGTCATCAACTTTGCTTCCACTTTTGTTGGTATTTATGCCATTGAAAGATTGGGTAGAAGACTTTGTTTATTAACTGGTTCCGTTGCCATGTCCATTTGTTTCTTAATTTACTCATTGATTGGTACTCAACATCTTTACATTGATCAACCAGGTGGTCCAACCAGAAAACCAGATGGTAACGCTATGATTTTCATTACTGCACTTTATGTTTTCTTCTTCGCTTCTACATGGGCTGGTGGTGTCTACTCCATTGTTTCTGAACTTTATCCATTAAAAGTCAGAAGTAAGGCTATGGGTTTTGCTAATGCATGTAACTGGTTGTGGGGTTTCTTGATTTCCTTCTTCACTTCATTTATCACTGATGCTATCCACTTCTATTATGGTTTTGTGTTTATGGGCTGTTTAGTGTTTTccattttctttgtttacTTTATGATTTACGAAACTAAAGGTCTTACTTTAGaggaaattgatgaattataCTCTACCAAGGTTGTTCCATGGAAATCAGCCGGTTGGGTTCCACCTTCTGACGAAGAAATGGTTCGTGCAAAAGGCTATACTGGTGATATCCACGCAGATGAAGAGCAAGTTTAATCAACTCTTTGTCAATTAATGCTGTacttgttttcattttatttgcTGGCATTTAAAGAATACCCATAGTtcagaaaataaaattgaaaaatttaaaaaaaaacgcaatatcattcattttttttgtttttttgacaataatattaatatgtAGTTACCAATGTTTTTAGATTTTAtatgttttgaaaaaatagtttgaaaaaatagtttgaaaaataataataataagaagctagtattatttgatttacaTTCTGAAGATTCTGGTAATTGTacgaaaacaaaaagagtTGTATCCTATGTGTTGAAAATATAATAGGTGTTTCAGAAAgttgtgaaaaaaaaagtgtttGCGACAAGTGTAGATTATTTTACACGACCAGTAGCTATTTGACGTTCAGCTCAAACgcacaaaagaaaaaacgaAAATTTTTCTGTTAAGTAAAGAAGATCCGTTTTTACTGTGAAACAAGACATGttcaaccaattcaaatcaacCTCAGTGTTCAATAGCATATTTGGGTCTTTCAGAAGATTCAAGCATGAATATGCTCCTAGATTTAAAGAAGTGGAGAAGGCCCAAAAGGGAAGGGTGTCTGTTAGAACTGGTGGTTCAATTAAAGGAAATTCACTAGAATTTGGTAAAATAGGATTGAGATTAAAATCCCAAGGTATCAGAATGCATGCTAATCAACTTCAGGCAGCTGATAAAGTTTTAAGAAGAGAATTGAGACCTACTAAATCCAAATTGTATACAAGATTTGTGTGTGACTTGGCTGTGTGTATCAAAGGTAACCAAACAAGAATGGGTAAAGGTAAAGGTGCTTTCGATCACTGGGCAAGTAGAATGCCAACAGGTAAagttttgtttgaaatagATGGACCAATACATGACAAGGTTGCTAGAGATGCTTTGAGAAAAGCTGCTGATAAATTGCCTGGATTATACGAAATTATTACTCCAGAATCCAAAGTTAGAGTTAGTTTGACTCACTTGATTGATAAACCAGAACCAGTGGATTACGTCGAAAAACTTAATGCCAAACCTACAAAGAAATGGGCAAATGTCCAGGCATATCACACTGATCCAATGTATAAACAATACAGTGGAAGATAAAAGAATTGGTAAATAATTTATGTTGGTAGTGTCTAGCttgtaaatatataaaattcATACAGAAAGCATGAACGAATgaagaaacaaacaaacaaacaaacagacagtaaaaaaaaaattatactacattcatatcattattgttgtagAACCAGTTGACTAGTGAGAGATGTCAAAAGAGACGCCTAAATTGATTAGTAATGCCTTGAAAATAACCTCAAAGTTGATTGAATCTGATACAAATATctcaacaattgatttgaatttgttggaAAACTTGAACACTAATCAATCATTGAATTATATTAAACTAGAGAAAAACATGAACGAAATTGAAGCAAATGCCAAACATTTGCAGATTTTGAGTATGTATTATTGTTTGGTGATTTATTCTTGTACGGTTTGTACTAACGTTGCCGATAGAATCTGAATTTACAGGTTACACTCAGGAGCTTctacaaattgaaaataaagttgCAATACTAGAAGATATAATAAGTGAATTAGACACTTGGacaaaagaattggaaaatataAAGTAACTTAGCTGTATAGTTAATGTACTATTGACATTATTCCTGTTGTAGAATTGCTTGTATGTACTGATCTAATTAAGGTCGtaaacacaaaaaaaaaagtggaTAAACAGAAAATATCATTTCTTGCAACATTGATATACCCCAGAATCATAAACTTGCCAGAATGAATGTGTTATActttttattctttattCTAGTCACTGCAGAAGTCCCCAAAGTTTATTCCACTTTCATTAGTGAAGACGATTGTGACTCAACCAGTGGATTCTATAACAAACCAGCAAAAGGGTTCTCACTTAAGGAATGGCTATCGTGGTTTAAGCGCTTTGGAAGAAATTATGATTTTTCTGACTGTGAATATTCCAGCTTCCCCTTTAATAGTTCAGAATGGGAAACTTGCCATAGTGATTCAGATATTTGAAGTTATTCATTCCTCGTAATATTTCACTTGAATCCAAAGACTGCAGCTATTGCACTGTACTATGATATCAAACCCGCCATCTTTATCTGGTGTTCCCTTTTCTAAATCTGTTTCTGTGAGGCAGATACTCTTGTGGGCAGTGCATCTGGGGCATGATTTTGACCATTCATCATTGTCAAACTCAAAATCGTCGAGACTATAAATATCCAACCCACCTCCATTTATGTTGAATcctttcaattttgatgattcaATGAGCTGTTTGTCATATTGTTTTCTAGATGTTGGATCAACTAATGTCGCAAATGCTTGTTTAATTAGTGGTATATCAACTTGTGCCGACGAGTTATCAATCTTATCAGGATGTGAGGTTAACAATTTCAGCTTATATGCTTGTTTGAGTTCTGGGATACTTGCTTCTGGTGTAACTCCCAATACTTCATAGTATGATATCATTAGGAAATTGTCATGTAAACTatgattttataaattgtaTCTCAAGCTAAAGATAAACAGAGTAAATGTAGCTAGTGCCAGAAATACTTCGATgcacccaaaaaaaaaaatttttttgattgacATATAATaaagaggaaaaaaaaaaactactACTGAACTCATCCCGATCAGAAGTATAATATCTGCTCAGTGTCATGTCTTCTAGTATCAAAGTCAACTCTGTGACAGAGAAACCAGTGGCCACTGTGGGTTCCTTTTTTAATGGTTTAAGAGTATCTCCTGAAGTAGAATTTGACTTGTATAAACATAAGAAGAGAGATGACTATGTTTTACATGGAGAAACTGATACCTTAGATTACAACGGTACATCTAATAACGAAAATGAATACGTTGTTGCTGTTTTTGATCCAAACAGCAAATCCGTTGAATTATACAAAACCCCATATATATCCACCAAAGTTACTgcaaagaaaaatagaGTTTATAAAGGTCCAAAAGTCAAGAGTGCAGGTATAAGAAACGTAACACAACGTAATGCATTAGGTGAAGCCTTTGGTACTAAAAAAGCCAAATCTGCTATTACTAATTTGGAAAAGAACAGAATTGATTCTGAAAAATTGCAGGACATTGAAATGgatattgttgatactGTTAAAGAGAGCACTCGTGATTTGCCAGCTCAAGAAGATGGTGTTGACAGACCAGCACCATTGGCAAATGTTGATGCCACAAACGTAGAAGACATTTATCCACTAGAAAATATTATTCCTGAAAAAGATTGGCAATATCTTCGTGTTAGTTCCATTCTTACTGCAGAAAATccattggaaaaattgCCATTTACCAAATCAGAATTCATTGCCAAACAATTGCCTATTTTGATTCTGCAAAAAAACACAGAAAAGTTGCAAATGCTTTTTTACGCATCCCTTTTATTGGGTGTTTATGAGAATAGAAGAGTCAAAGATAAACAGAGTCTTATGACCAGATTACAAAATATACCTTCTGAAATCTTGGTTGATGGTATTTTGGATCGATTTGCTATTTCTCGTGCCACTAAATTTGGTAAATCAAAGGACAAGTCATTTACTATTGATCCATATCACGAAGATAAATTGTTGACATACTTGTTCATATTGCTTTTACATATAAATAACTTCACAGTTGAATTGGTACCACTTTCAAAAGatttgaagttgaaaaatacaAGATTGGTTGGTTTATTCAGAGCTTTGGGTGCTATTATCAAAAGTGCAACTGTTGGTGAAGCCGAAGCTCTCGGTATTCCAAAGAGTGCTGTCGGTACCTACAAGATAGCCACATTGAAAGTACCATTCAAGCTACCAGAATTGACTAGAAGAGGAAAGCGTCGTTAGTCTGTCaagtttgtttttataGCCCATTATATACAATGAAATAGAAATTGagcaattaataataaagctagatttaaaaaaaaatgaactAGTCAGTTCTGATAAAAGTAAAACAGTGGCTGATCtgagcaaaaaaaaaaattgacacCAAGGAGATTCGAACTCCTGCATCTTACGATAGTAGAAACCCCTGTTAGaacagaagaagaatttttgTTAATTCTTGAGTCTACCGCCTTAGACCAACTCGGCCATAGTGCCAACTtatgttgttgtaattttttcacATTTATAAACCAAATATTTAGTACTGACTTTACATTTTTGTAAGTAAAGAAACAGTATTTCAATTGCAGTTTGAAAGCTCCgattgataatatttgaGCTGTATCTATACCAATAAAACGCTTTTAAAGAAGCAACCAAGAAGAAAGATgatttttgaaagaatagtctgaatttgtttttgtcaAATTTTGGTGTAGAATTGGTACAAATTTctcttcaaaaaaaatataaaatgtTGCAACACCAACTATTTCGTTTCAAATAAAACCATGACTAgtaaatttgtttattataatGTATACTGAAAATATACGTATCTATGTAcatttaatgaaaatggtaaaaaaaattgaataatcctgaaaaataaaaaaagtttCACACTAAAAGGGGGTGGGGGTGATAGATCATGATTTTCTACAAGGTTAACATCGTCATAGCTGCTTTCTCTCAATTGACATAAAAGTCCTTTTGCAAATACATCCAAACCAAACTAACAGAACTAACAATCAATGGACCACTTAATCCTTTACCCAATTTACAAGTTCCAAAATATAACCATTCACTCAAAAAATGCCAGGCAGCAATAGCAAATGTGAATTGAGTCAATTcataaatttgtttattttgtaaataataAGCACCATAAAATCTTACTATTGAAGTAATTAATGTCCAAGTTCCAAAAGTTCTTGCTGATAATGG
Coding sequences within it:
- the HGT8 gene encoding Hgt8p (High-affinity glucose transporter of the major facilitator superfamily; 20 members in the C. albicans glucose transporter family; 12 probable membrane-spanning segments; gene has intron; expressed in rich medium; flow model biofilm induced) translates to MSSTNSTENHAVEEKYEDPQQQQQQQQQQQQQQQQKDALAKKPMSAYIGISIMCVLIAFGGFVFGFDTGTISGFINMSDFLERFGGTRADGTLYFSNVRTGLLIGLFNVGCAIGALFLSKVGDMYGRRVGIMTAMIIYIVGIIVQIASQHAWYQVMIGRIITGLAVGTLSVLCPLFISEVSPKHLRGTLVCCFQLMITLGIFLGYCTTYGTKTYSDSRQWRIPLGLCFAWALCLLGGMVRMPESPRYLVGNDRIEDAKISLAKTNKVSPEDPALYRELQLIQAGVERERLAGSASWKSLITGKPRILERVFVGAMLQSLQQLTGDNYFFYYSTTIFKSVGLNDSFQTSIIIGVINFASTFVGIYAIEKLGRRHCLLIGSVAMSICFLIYSLIGTQHLYIDKPGGASRKPDGDAMIFITALYVFFFASTWAGGVYSIMSELYPLKVRSKAMGIASASNWLWGFLISFFTSFITDAIHFYYGFVFMGCLVFSIFFVYFMVYETKGLTLEEIDELYSTKVVPWKSAGWVPPSEEEMATSTGYAGDAKPTEEHV
- the HGT6 gene encoding hexose transporter (Putative high-affinity MFS glucose transporter; 20 family members; induced in core stress response; fluconazole, oralpharyngeal candidasis induced; flow model biofilm induced; Spider biofilm induced), giving the protein MSLDNSTENRDLEEKEEIPKNEHNEQGEQNENNEHIPTLEDKPLKEYIGISILCFLIAFGGFVFGFDTGTISGFINMTDFLERFGGTKADGTLYFSNVRTGLLIGLFNVGCAIGALFLSKVGDMYGRRVGIMTAMIIYIVGIIVQIASQHAWYQIMIGRIITGLAVGMLSVLCPLFISEVSPKHLRGTLVYCFQLMITLGIFLGYCTSYGTKKYSDSRQWRIPLGLCFAWALCLLGGMVRMPESPRYLVGKDRIDDAKISLAKTNKVSPEDPALYRELQLIQAGVERERLAGKASWGALITGKPRILERVIVGGMLQSLQQLTGDNYFFYYSTTIFKSVGLNDSFETSIILGVINFASTFVGIYAIERLGRRLCLLTGSVAMSICFLIYSLIGTQHLYIDQPGGPTRKPDGNAMIFITALYVFFFASTWAGGVYSIVSELYPLKVRSKAMGFANACNWLWGFLISFFTSFITDAIHFYYGFVFMGCLVFSIFFVYFMIYETKGLTLEEIDELYSTKVVPWKSAGWVPPSDEEMVRAKGYTGDIHADEEQV
- a CDS encoding mitochondrial 54S ribosomal protein uL16m (Ortholog(s) have structural constituent of ribosome activity, role in mitochondrial translation and mitochondrial large ribosomal subunit localization), producing MFNQFKSTSVFNSIFGSFRRFKHEYAPRFKEVEKAQKGRVSVRTGGSIKGNSLEFGKIGLRLKSQGIRMHANQLQAADKVLRRELRPTKSKLYTRFVCDLAVCIKGNQTRMGKGKGAFDHWASRMPTGKVLFEIDGPIHDKVARDALRKAADKLPGLYEIITPESKVRVSLTHLIDKPEPVDYVEKLNAKPTKKWANVQAYHTDPMYKQYSGR
- a CDS encoding uncharacterized protein (PProtein of unknown function; gene has intron; similar to human BLOC1S2), with product MSKETPKLISNALKITSKLIESDTNISTIDLNLLENLNTNQSLNYIKLEKNMNEIEANAKHLQILKSEFTGYTQELLQIENKVAILEDIISELDTWTKELENIK
- a CDS encoding uncharacterized protein (Ortholog of Candida tropicalis MYA-3404 : CTRG_04298); the encoded protein is MNVLYFLFFILVTAEVPKVYSTFISEDDCDSTSGFYNKPAKGFSLKEWLSWFKRFGRNYDFSDCEYSSFPFNSSEWETCHSDSDI
- a CDS encoding uncharacterized protein (Protein with a predicted DnaJ chaperone domain and a CSL-type zinc finger; Spider biofilm induced), translating into MISYYEVLGVTPEASIPELKQAYKSKLLTSHPDKIDNSSAQVDIPLIKQAFATLVDPTSRKQYDKQLIESSKLKGFNINGGGLDIYSLDDFEFDNDEWSKSCPRCTAHKSICLTETDLEKGTPDKDGGFDIIVQCNSCSLWIQVKYYEE
- a CDS encoding DNA-directed RNA polymerase I subunit (Ortholog(s) have RNA polymerase I activity and role in regulation of cell size, transcription elongation from RNA polymerase I promoter, transcription of nuclear large rRNA transcript from RNA polymerase I promoter), giving the protein MSSSIKVNSVTEKPVATVGSFFNGLRVSPEVEFDLYKHKKRDDYVLHGETDTLDYNGTSNNENEYVVAVFDPNSKSVELYKTPYISTKVTAKKNRVYKGPKVKSAGIRNVTQRNALGEAFGTKKAKSAITNLEKNRIDSEKLQDIEMDIVDTVKESTRDLPAQEDGVDRPAPLANVDATNVEDIYPLENIIPEKDWQYLRVSSILTAENPLEKLPFTKSEFIAKQLPILISQKNTEKLQMLFYASLLLGVYENRRVKDKQSLMTRLQNIPSEILVDGILDRFAISRATKFGKSKDKSFTIDPYHEDKLLTYLFILLLHINNFTVELVPLSKDLKLKNTRLVGLFRALGAIIKSATVGEAEALGIPKSAVGTYKIATLKVPFKLPELTRRGKRR
- the ERG28 gene encoding Erg28p (Ortholog(s) have protein binding, bridging activity, role in ergosterol biosynthetic process and endoplasmic reticulum membrane localization) — translated: MLGYFESILPYTNGGKLPYWLLFISVVSIFNSVQTYQNINLTKRVYEKNPNQVSPLSARTFGTWTLITSIVRFYGAYYLQNKQIYELTQFTFAIAAWHFLSEWLYFGTCKLGKGLSGPLIVSSVSLVWMYLQKDFYVN